Proteins found in one Abyssibius alkaniclasticus genomic segment:
- a CDS encoding AAA family ATPase, translated as MALLKLKERNIEAYSVAQNPDSFAKLGSDLDGLFGENWAEITYDKAGEALGRGELEGSEIVIACVEQRDESNLRPIEAYIKSAKRAHLPVIIVARDVGPSMLHHLLQLGADDFAPYPLPHNALANIFDRLQQKREHMITNSPKQRNRHGLIMPVYSPSGGVGSTTFAANLAWEMSQHTRKTDQRVALVDFDFQYGSVATLLDLPRRDAVYELLTDPTSISADTLSQAMTSFKSSMAVMSAPPEAMPLDILQPEDIQRILGLLRERYDFIVVDLPRALTEWSGTILTEAETFFCLLELDMRSAQNLMRYLRALRAEDLPGEKIQYVLNRAPGITNLNGKSRIARFSESLGIEIKILLPDGGRAITVAADQGVPLSDGAAKNPLRKEIRKIATTIVDLATEARAAIAN; from the coding sequence ATGGCGCTGTTAAAGTTAAAAGAACGGAATATCGAGGCTTACTCGGTCGCACAGAACCCCGACAGCTTTGCAAAGCTAGGCTCGGATCTTGACGGTTTGTTCGGCGAAAACTGGGCAGAGATTACCTATGACAAGGCCGGGGAGGCTTTGGGCCGCGGCGAGCTTGAGGGTTCGGAAATTGTCATTGCCTGTGTCGAGCAGCGCGATGAAAGCAACCTGCGCCCGATTGAGGCCTATATCAAATCGGCCAAGCGCGCCCATTTGCCGGTAATCATCGTGGCGCGCGATGTCGGCCCGTCAATGCTGCACCACCTGCTGCAACTGGGCGCCGATGATTTTGCCCCCTACCCGCTTCCGCATAACGCCTTGGCCAATATTTTCGATCGTTTGCAGCAAAAGCGCGAACATATGATCACCAACAGCCCCAAACAGCGCAATCGCCACGGGCTGATCATGCCGGTTTACAGCCCGTCGGGCGGGGTTGGCAGCACAACCTTTGCGGCGAATCTGGCGTGGGAAATGTCGCAGCATACCCGCAAGACCGACCAGCGCGTTGCGCTGGTGGATTTCGACTTTCAATATGGCTCGGTCGCCACCCTGCTGGACCTGCCGCGCCGTGATGCCGTGTATGAACTGCTGACCGACCCGACCTCGATCAGCGCCGATACGCTGAGCCAGGCGATGACCTCGTTCAAATCGAGCATGGCCGTGATGAGCGCACCGCCCGAAGCGATGCCGCTTGATATTCTGCAACCCGAGGACATCCAGCGCATTCTTGGCCTGCTGCGCGAACGCTACGATTTTATCGTCGTCGACCTGCCGCGCGCGCTGACCGAATGGTCGGGCACGATTCTGACCGAGGCTGAAACATTCTTCTGCCTGCTGGAGCTTGACATGCGCTCGGCCCAGAACCTGATGCGCTATCTGCGCGCGCTGCGCGCCGAAGACCTGCCGGGCGAGAAAATCCAGTATGTGTTGAACCGTGCGCCGGGTATTACCAACCTGAACGGCAAAAGCCGCATTGCACGGTTTTCCGAAAGTCTGGGCATCGAGATCAAAATTCTTTTGCCCGACGGGGGCCGCGCAATTACGGTTGCCGCCGATCAGGGCGTGCCCCTGTCCGACGGTGCGGCCAAAAACCCGCTGCGCAAGGAAATTCGCAAGATCGCCACCACAATCGTTGACCTGGCGACCGAGGCGCGTGCCGCTATCGCCAATTAG
- the cpaB gene encoding Flp pilus assembly protein CpaB — protein sequence MRLVFMLVLILGLGLAGFAVMKVMQQFQGYQAQIQRMENERVAPIETVTVIIAAREVRFGQQLTRADVSEIQWPKSSAPANAFNDMAVLFGPEGSAPRSVTRVMEPGEPILVSKVTNIGEPADLRSTLEDGMRAFTINVDAVSGVGGFLQPGDRVDVYWSGTGANGETVTRLIEEDLVLIAIDQTADQDVNRPQLARTATLQVSPTIVAKMVQAQATGRLTLSLRGLEDSSIVGTFEVDRSTVVGESAPAPIEEIICTRKIRRGVEVVEEVIPCEEPVRSQ from the coding sequence ATGCGTTTGGTATTCATGCTGGTTTTGATTCTGGGCCTTGGCCTTGCCGGTTTTGCGGTGATGAAGGTCATGCAGCAGTTTCAGGGCTATCAGGCGCAAATCCAGCGCATGGAAAACGAGCGCGTTGCGCCGATTGAAACCGTTACCGTTATCATTGCGGCACGCGAAGTGCGATTTGGCCAACAGCTCACCCGCGCTGATGTGTCCGAAATTCAATGGCCCAAATCTTCCGCCCCCGCGAATGCATTCAATGACATGGCCGTCTTGTTTGGCCCCGAAGGCAGCGCGCCGCGCTCTGTCACCCGCGTTATGGAGCCGGGTGAGCCTATTCTTGTTTCCAAAGTCACCAATATCGGCGAGCCCGCCGACCTTCGCTCGACACTCGAAGACGGGATGCGCGCCTTCACCATCAACGTTGACGCGGTCAGCGGCGTGGGTGGCTTTCTGCAACCCGGCGACCGGGTTGACGTTTACTGGAGCGGCACCGGCGCGAATGGCGAAACCGTAACCCGGCTGATCGAGGAAGACCTTGTTCTGATCGCCATCGACCAAACCGCCGACCAGGATGTGAACCGCCCACAGCTTGCCCGCACGGCAACTTTGCAAGTTTCTCCGACGATTGTTGCAAAAATGGTACAGGCCCAGGCCACCGGCCGCTTGACCCTGTCGCTGCGCGGCCTTGAAGACAGCTCTATTGTTGGAACTTTTGAGGTAGATCGCAGCACTGTTGTGGGTGAAAGCGCCCCCGCGCCGATAGAAGAAATCATCTGCACACGTAAAATTCGGCGCGGTGTAGAGGTGGTTGAAGAGGTAATTCCCTGCGAAGAACCGGTGCGAAGCCAGTAA
- a CDS encoding type II and III secretion system protein family protein, translating into MHVNSLFKAGLLGFAIAITGVATASAQTGVLSVMRGSTSGSITVAVNRAIVVESEVPFAEISVANPAIADIASLSDRTIYVLGKAAGSTTMTLLDPNGQLIANVDLRVQPDLTEFKERLGEILPGEQIEVRTANDGIVLSGRVSGARKVARALELAERYAPGRVTNLMMVGGSQQVMLRVRFAEMRRSVAKELGSFLGGDAGFGGAADTGSFTAGTNGGGELNVQLGFGGVAIDLMMQALETRGVVRTLAEPNLVAISGQDANFLAGGEYPTPAADGAIEYRPFGVQLLFKPTVVDGDLINLEIGTVVSSLDTSNALVLNGDTILGFSTRSANTTVEIRDGQSFAIAGLLQDDFRDVNNQVPWLGDVPVLGALFRSAEYRREQTELVIIVTAHLVVPTSAEALALPTDRMRIPTEEELFLFGRVEGRSTTSGNDVGGLTGTTGYVLE; encoded by the coding sequence ATGCACGTCAACAGCCTATTTAAGGCGGGGCTGCTGGGATTCGCGATTGCGATCACAGGCGTCGCCACGGCATCGGCACAGACCGGTGTATTGTCAGTAATGCGTGGCTCAACGTCCGGCTCGATCACGGTTGCCGTGAATCGCGCTATCGTCGTTGAGAGCGAAGTTCCTTTCGCAGAAATTTCGGTTGCCAACCCGGCAATCGCCGACATCGCGTCATTGTCCGACCGCACGATCTATGTGTTGGGCAAGGCAGCGGGCTCTACAACGATGACATTGCTCGACCCGAACGGTCAGCTTATCGCCAATGTCGATCTGCGTGTTCAGCCCGATTTGACTGAATTCAAGGAACGCCTTGGCGAAATTCTGCCGGGCGAGCAGATCGAAGTGCGCACCGCCAATGACGGGATCGTGCTTTCGGGCCGCGTTTCGGGCGCACGCAAGGTTGCCCGCGCCCTGGAACTGGCCGAACGCTATGCGCCGGGCCGCGTGACCAACCTGATGATGGTTGGCGGAAGCCAGCAGGTAATGCTGCGGGTGCGATTCGCTGAAATGCGCCGCTCGGTTGCCAAAGAGCTTGGCTCTTTCCTTGGCGGTGACGCAGGGTTCGGTGGCGCCGCAGATACCGGCTCGTTCACGGCTGGCACCAATGGCGGTGGCGAGCTGAATGTCCAGCTGGGCTTTGGTGGTGTTGCCATCGATCTGATGATGCAGGCGCTGGAAACGCGCGGCGTTGTGCGCACCCTGGCAGAACCCAACCTGGTCGCCATATCCGGACAGGATGCAAACTTCCTTGCCGGTGGCGAATATCCAACCCCCGCAGCCGATGGCGCAATCGAATACCGCCCGTTTGGTGTTCAGTTGCTGTTCAAACCCACGGTGGTGGATGGCGACCTGATCAACCTTGAAATCGGCACGGTCGTATCGTCGCTTGATACATCGAACGCGCTGGTATTGAACGGTGACACCATTCTTGGCTTTTCAACCCGCAGTGCCAATACCACGGTTGAAATTCGCGATGGCCAAAGCTTCGCCATTGCCGGATTGTTGCAGGATGATTTCCGCGATGTGAACAATCAGGTGCCCTGGCTTGGTGATGTGCCGGTTCTTGGCGCGTTGTTCCGCAGCGCAGAATATCGCCGCGAACAAACCGAACTGGTGATCATCGTCACCGCGCATCTTGTGGTGCCGACCAGTGCTGAAGCCCTGGCATTGCCAACCGACCGTATGCGCATCCCAACCGAAGAGGAACTCTTCCTGTTTGGCCGGGTCGAAGGGCGTTCAACCACGTCGGGCAACGATGTGGGCGGATTGACCGGCACAACTGGCTACGTATTGGAGTAA
- a CDS encoding UbiA family prenyltransferase, translating into MQAQPESSLPLVVDLDGTLLATDSLYESFWAGLGQAPVFTLLCVLRNISNPSRLKSALAARVQPDIENLPLRQEVLDQIAQAQQAGRMVVLASGADQRIVDAVAQRLGLAGVHLGSDGTTNLTGAAKAAALVARFGAGGFAYMGDSRADIPVWQAAGQAAGQAIVVAPGKKLRRRIKALALPDVTFIGAPPSALALLRAMRPHQWVKNLLLFLPMLAAHQFDLATFGAILLGVASFCAAASSIYIVNDLLDLSADRQHAQKRFRPFASGAAKIVHGMALSVALGAVSLLVAAWLGWGMFGLVLLYMALSLAYSLRLKRLRWLDVFMLATLYTLRVVAGTLAGQLVLSGWLANFIFPVFLALGCVKRLTELAGAPPGKALAGRGYAPEDRADLRNIAIAATLAATVIFGLYTFSNIASALYIAPWLLRLAALIIPIWLARMILRGWQGRMNHDPIVFALTDAPGVALLLFGAVLVLSAAGLF; encoded by the coding sequence ATGCAAGCTCAACCCGAGTCTTCGCTGCCATTGGTGGTTGATCTTGATGGCACATTGCTCGCGACAGATTCGCTTTACGAATCGTTCTGGGCAGGGCTGGGGCAGGCGCCGGTATTCACCCTTTTGTGCGTGCTGCGCAATATTTCCAACCCGTCGCGGCTAAAATCTGCGCTTGCGGCGCGCGTTCAGCCGGACATTGAAAACCTGCCCCTACGTCAAGAGGTGCTGGACCAGATCGCACAGGCACAGCAGGCCGGGCGCATGGTTGTGCTGGCATCCGGCGCGGACCAGCGCATTGTCGATGCGGTCGCGCAGCGCCTTGGGCTTGCGGGCGTTCATCTCGGTTCGGATGGCACCACAAACCTGACCGGCGCCGCCAAGGCTGCGGCGCTCGTGGCGCGGTTTGGGGCCGGGGGCTTTGCCTATATGGGCGATTCGCGCGCCGATATTCCGGTATGGCAGGCGGCGGGGCAGGCGGCGGGGCAGGCGATTGTTGTCGCGCCAGGCAAAAAACTGCGCCGCAGGATCAAGGCGCTTGCCCTGCCGGATGTCACCTTCATCGGCGCGCCACCATCTGCTTTGGCGCTGCTGCGCGCCATGCGCCCGCACCAATGGGTGAAGAACCTTTTGCTGTTTCTGCCGATGCTCGCCGCCCACCAGTTTGACCTTGCAACCTTTGGCGCGATTCTGCTTGGGGTTGCAAGTTTTTGCGCGGCGGCCTCGAGCATCTATATCGTGAATGACCTGCTCGACCTGTCGGCCGATCGTCAGCACGCGCAAAAACGCTTTCGGCCCTTTGCTTCGGGTGCTGCAAAAATCGTGCATGGCATGGCGCTCAGCGTCGCGCTTGGCGCGGTGTCATTGCTGGTGGCGGCATGGCTTGGCTGGGGGATGTTCGGGCTTGTGCTGCTCTATATGGCGCTGTCGCTGGCCTATTCGCTAAGGCTCAAACGGTTGCGCTGGCTCGATGTGTTCATGCTTGCCACGCTTTATACCTTGCGCGTTGTCGCGGGCACCCTGGCGGGGCAGCTTGTTTTGTCGGGCTGGCTGGCGAACTTCATTTTTCCGGTGTTTCTGGCGCTTGGCTGCGTCAAACGCCTGACCGAACTTGCGGGCGCACCCCCCGGCAAAGCATTGGCCGGGCGCGGCTATGCGCCGGAAGACCGCGCCGATCTGCGCAATATCGCCATAGCCGCCACACTCGCCGCGACGGTGATTTTCGGGCTTTATACCTTTTCCAACATTGCCAGCGCGCTTTACATCGCCCCCTGGCTGTTGCGGCTTGCGGCGCTGATCATCCCCATTTGGCTGGCGCGGATGATCTTGCGCGGCTGGCAGGGCCGCATGAACCATGACCCGATCGTATTTGCACTGACCGATGCGCCGGGCGTGGCACTGCTGCTATTTGGGGCGGTGCTGGTGCTTAGCGCCGCCGGGCTGTTCTAG
- a CDS encoding OmpA family protein has protein sequence MKTLGKIMTASSALLLAGCFQPAGSLNNQNAFAGATANNIMAQSVTRNGVEYLQAMSARFRAEVPTMINFEFNSAELDEEARNILRAQADWIKANPIVRFRVYGHTDRVGSNSYNQALGLRRARAAVRYLISIGVPRNRLEAYTSLGETQPLVNTELRERLNRRTVTDVTGFAPGFDAADFDGKRAVIVYGEYVGDTGSEIVTDTSL, from the coding sequence ATGAAAACACTTGGTAAAATCATGACAGCATCCTCCGCTCTGCTTCTGGCTGGCTGCTTTCAGCCTGCAGGGTCGCTCAACAACCAGAACGCATTTGCAGGGGCAACCGCCAATAACATCATGGCGCAAAGCGTTACGCGCAACGGTGTTGAATATCTGCAAGCCATGTCGGCGCGGTTCCGCGCCGAGGTGCCAACGATGATCAACTTTGAGTTCAACTCGGCCGAACTTGACGAAGAGGCCCGCAATATTCTGCGCGCCCAGGCCGACTGGATCAAAGCCAACCCCATCGTGCGCTTCCGCGTTTACGGCCATACCGACCGTGTGGGCAGCAACAGCTACAATCAGGCGCTTGGCCTGCGGCGCGCCCGCGCTGCCGTGCGCTACCTGATCAGCATCGGTGTGCCGCGCAACCGGCTTGAGGCCTATACCTCGCTTGGAGAAACCCAGCCGCTGGTGAATACCGAGCTGCGCGAGCGGCTGAACCGCCGCACGGTGACCGATGTCACCGGCTTTGCCCCGGGCTTTGATGCCGCCGACTTTGATGGCAAGCGCGCCGTCATCGTCTATGGTGAATATGTGGGTGATACCGGCTCGGAAATCGTGACCGATACCAGCCTGTAA
- a CDS encoding Flp family type IVb pilin, with translation MKLLKMTKLFAKDEDGAVTVDWVVLTAAIVGIAIAVAATIETGLNNAAVDIDEALTGVIAGAVAT, from the coding sequence ATGAAACTTTTGAAAATGACCAAACTATTCGCCAAAGACGAAGACGGCGCCGTAACCGTTGACTGGGTTGTTCTGACCGCAGCCATCGTCGGTATCGCCATTGCTGTTGCAGCAACCATCGAAACCGGCCTGAACAACGCTGCTGTGGATATCGATGAAGCTCTAACCGGTGTTATCGCCGGCGCAGTTGCTACCTAA
- a CDS encoding SDR family NAD(P)-dependent oxidoreductase: MSSAWLILGASSAMARAFARLAAAEGAHVILAGRDGDDLALQASDALLRGAASAQPMQFDARKPEGFAPLLNALFALDATPSIAVFSGRMVDQAKLEETPEALAGMVADNFTGPAQLLLMALPDMEEKPGGAIVGVSSVSGDRGRRSNFGYGAPKAGFTAFLSGLRARLSRARVHVLTVKPGFVDTAMTWGLPGLFLVASPDAAARRMWRAAKKRRNTVYVPGFWWLIMTIIRQVPEFIFKKMKF, encoded by the coding sequence ATGAGCAGCGCATGGCTGATACTCGGGGCCAGTTCGGCAATGGCGCGGGCCTTTGCGCGGCTGGCCGCAGCCGAGGGCGCGCATGTTATTCTTGCCGGGCGCGATGGCGATGATCTGGCCCTACAGGCAAGTGATGCGCTGCTGCGCGGCGCGGCTTCAGCCCAACCGATGCAGTTTGATGCGCGTAAGCCTGAAGGCTTTGCGCCCCTGCTGAATGCGCTGTTCGCGCTGGATGCAACGCCCAGCATTGCGGTGTTCAGCGGCAGGATGGTCGATCAGGCAAAGCTGGAGGAAACCCCCGAAGCCCTGGCCGGCATGGTGGCCGACAATTTTACCGGCCCCGCGCAGCTATTGCTGATGGCCCTGCCTGATATGGAAGAAAAACCCGGTGGCGCGATTGTGGGTGTCAGCTCGGTTTCCGGTGATCGCGGGCGGCGCTCCAACTTCGGCTATGGCGCGCCCAAGGCCGGGTTCACGGCATTCCTGTCGGGCCTGCGCGCAAGGCTTTCGCGCGCCCGCGTTCATGTGCTGACAGTCAAGCCCGGCTTTGTTGATACGGCGATGACCTGGGGGCTGCCCGGCCTGTTCCTGGTGGCCAGCCCCGATGCAGCGGCCAGGCGCATGTGGCGCGCGGCGAAGAAGCGGCGCAACACGGTCTATGTGCCGGGCTTCTGGTGGCTGATCATGACGATCATCCGCCAAGTGCCGGAATTCATCTTCAAGAAGATGAAATTCTAG